One window of Nostoc sp. C052 genomic DNA carries:
- the nadA gene encoding quinolinate synthase NadA, translating to MFTTALAQRENTQLGELPLDLFAAIQSLKKELNAVILAHYYQEPDIQDIADFIGDSLQLARAAEKTNADVIVFAGVHFMAETAKILNPDKLVLLPDLDAGCSLADSCPPEAFAAFKAAHPNHLVVSYINCSADIKAMSDIICTSSNAVKIVQQIPKEQPIIFAPDRNLGRYVMEQTGRDLVLWQGSCVVHETFSEKKIVQLKIAHPEAEAIAHPECESSVLRHASFIGSTAALLKYCQSSPTKEFIVATEPGIIHQMQKLAPDKHFIPAPPMNNCACNECPFMRLNTLEKLYWAMKNRTPEITISEDIRLAALRPMQRMLEMSV from the coding sequence GTGTTTACCACTGCACTAGCTCAACGAGAAAACACCCAACTGGGTGAACTACCACTAGATTTGTTTGCCGCGATTCAGAGTCTCAAAAAAGAACTCAACGCCGTTATCCTGGCGCATTATTATCAAGAGCCAGATATTCAGGATATTGCAGACTTTATTGGGGATTCATTACAACTAGCAAGAGCCGCCGAAAAAACAAATGCGGATGTGATTGTCTTTGCTGGCGTTCACTTCATGGCAGAAACAGCAAAGATACTTAATCCCGATAAATTAGTACTTTTACCAGATTTGGATGCTGGTTGTTCTTTAGCAGACAGTTGTCCACCAGAGGCGTTTGCAGCTTTTAAAGCAGCGCATCCGAATCATTTGGTAGTGTCTTACATCAACTGTTCTGCTGATATCAAGGCGATGAGCGATATTATTTGTACTAGCTCCAACGCTGTGAAAATTGTGCAGCAGATACCGAAAGAACAGCCGATTATTTTTGCCCCAGATCGGAATTTGGGGCGGTATGTGATGGAACAGACTGGACGAGATTTGGTGCTATGGCAAGGTAGCTGTGTTGTCCATGAAACCTTTTCGGAAAAGAAAATTGTCCAGTTAAAAATTGCCCATCCCGAAGCAGAGGCGATCGCACATCCAGAATGTGAAAGTAGTGTATTGCGCCACGCCAGCTTTATTGGCTCTACAGCCGCCTTACTCAAGTATTGTCAAAGCAGCCCCACCAAAGAATTTATCGTTGCTACGGAGCCGGGAATCATTCACCAAATGCAAAAACTAGCTCCTGACAAGCACTTCATTCCTGCACCGCCGATGAATAACTGTGCTTGTAACGAATGTCCGTTTATGCGGTTAAACACCCTAGAAAAGCTTTACTGGG
- a CDS encoding TIGR04168 family protein — protein MTSQKTQSINLKIAVVGDIHDQWEVEDGVALKHLGVDLVLFVGDFGNESVEVVRAIASLDIPKAAVMGNHDAWYTATEWGRKKAPYDRSKEDWVQEQLDLLGASHVGYGKLDFPAWNLTVVGGRPFTWGGPEWKFAEICKERYGVTSLEESADRIFKAVKSAAYETIIFLGHNGPSGLGDRPEDPCGKDWHPIGGDFGDPDFGEAISHALTAGKTIPLVTFGHMHRDLRHTKKVQRKPIFRSPEGTIYLNAASVPRIVENDGEKLRNFSIVSLEAGVVSQVSLVWVGNDFQVASEEILYERSRIVS, from the coding sequence ATGACCAGTCAGAAAACTCAATCGATAAACCTCAAAATTGCTGTAGTTGGAGATATTCACGACCAATGGGAAGTGGAAGATGGCGTTGCACTCAAGCATCTGGGTGTTGACTTAGTGCTGTTTGTCGGGGATTTTGGCAATGAATCGGTGGAAGTGGTCAGAGCGATCGCATCTCTCGATATTCCCAAAGCAGCCGTGATGGGCAACCACGATGCCTGGTACACCGCCACCGAATGGGGACGCAAAAAGGCTCCTTATGACCGCTCTAAGGAAGACTGGGTACAGGAACAACTCGATTTATTAGGCGCGTCCCATGTCGGTTACGGTAAGTTGGATTTTCCCGCTTGGAATTTAACTGTAGTGGGGGGTCGTCCCTTTACCTGGGGTGGCCCAGAGTGGAAATTCGCGGAAATCTGTAAAGAACGTTACGGTGTGACGAGTTTGGAAGAATCCGCCGATCGCATCTTCAAAGCAGTTAAAAGCGCCGCTTACGAGACAATTATATTTTTGGGTCACAATGGGCCTAGTGGGTTAGGCGATCGCCCCGAAGACCCCTGCGGCAAAGACTGGCACCCAATTGGCGGCGATTTTGGCGATCCAGATTTTGGCGAGGCGATTTCTCATGCCTTGACTGCTGGTAAAACCATTCCTCTGGTAACATTTGGTCACATGCACCGAGATTTACGCCATACCAAGAAGGTGCAGCGCAAACCCATCTTTAGAAGTCCAGAGGGAACAATTTACTTAAATGCGGCTAGTGTCCCCAGGATTGTGGAAAATGACGGCGAGAAGCTGCGTAACTTTTCCATTGTCTCTCTAGAGGCGGGTGTGGTTTCGCAAGTTTCCCTAGTTTGGGTGGGGAATGACTTTCAGGTGGCTTCAGAGGAAATTTTGTATGAGCGATCGCGTATTGTGTCGTAG
- a CDS encoding four helix bundle protein encodes MKKDICDRTFTFSVRIVKLCQFLDDKPGVARTLAQQLLRSGTSIGANVEEGQAAQSKADFISKLMIALKESRETRYWLRLLIATEIVPQSKISQLQTEAEELTKILGAIIISTKSPT; translated from the coding sequence ATGAAAAAAGATATTTGCGATCGCACTTTTACTTTTTCAGTTCGCATAGTCAAATTGTGCCAGTTTTTAGATGACAAACCAGGAGTAGCACGAACCCTTGCTCAACAGTTATTAAGGTCAGGAACATCGATTGGAGCTAATGTAGAAGAAGGACAAGCTGCTCAAAGCAAAGCAGATTTTATCAGCAAGCTCATGATTGCACTAAAAGAATCCCGTGAAACTCGGTATTGGTTAAGGTTGCTCATTGCTACCGAAATAGTACCTCAATCAAAAATTAGTCAACTCCAAACCGAAGCCGAAGAACTAACAAAAATTCTTGGTGCCATAATTATCTCCACCAAAAGCCCCACCTAA
- a CDS encoding NACHT domain-containing NTPase has product MSIPEDFLKQLEQYSELSHREKEVFLEIFGRSKNRVNVAQELNISESNLSTCLTGIYKKFCITGNGPVKESRLREYLSKKYAQQKPSGHLTTDDVDDSLDTLVQEIRKQIKPYIKEKCGTMRVLDMPKPIELTGKQGIYTNVNILEAITGRRRLKVAELIQSCDHDNFERIGLSGVKQKRVSGLEVVQHYSKLMVLGKPGAGKTTFLKYLAMQCIEGRFQANRVPLFITLKDFAEAPKKPDILKFIVQLLSSCGVTHTSAAVEKLLKQGKALVLLDGLDEIREEDTKRVLRQIREFSDWFHTNQFVITCRIAAKEYTYQSFTEVEMADFDEKQIAIFAQNWFQLTDPVKSQRFIQKLKENKPIQELASSPLLLTLLCLVFGDSGDFPANRSELYQEGLDVLLKKWDAKRNIEREQVYKNLSLQRKEDLLSQVALTTFEQKDYFFKQKTTEVYIADFISNLRDADTELEVLKLDSEAVLKSIEAQHGLLVERAKGIYSFSHLTFHEFFAAREIVANSAWEKLVDHIMEKRWQEVFLLTVGMMRKADDLVWMIKIKIDNLLAQDEKIQQFLVWVNEKSISVETTYKPAAVRASYFMFSHENMNDLIIRPLKDKYGFFSYLATKIDQRLIKKFQPNEISSDSLMSFLMSHSLDFNVYHEYLRRLLEDISNLDFRQQIREIQNELPSFSQDKKVLSEWVVTDRYVWVEKLRSVMIKNRNIGHYWQFSDVQKDLLKQYYDANKLLVDCLNSDCYISREVRQEIEDTLFLPIKS; this is encoded by the coding sequence ATGTCTATACCAGAGGACTTTCTTAAGCAACTGGAGCAATACAGTGAATTGTCGCACCGAGAGAAAGAAGTCTTTCTGGAAATATTCGGTCGTAGTAAGAATCGAGTCAACGTAGCTCAAGAATTAAACATTTCTGAAAGTAACCTCAGCACTTGCCTCACAGGTATTTACAAAAAATTTTGCATCACTGGTAATGGCCCTGTTAAAGAAAGCCGCTTACGAGAGTATCTGAGCAAAAAGTATGCACAACAAAAACCCTCTGGTCATTTAACTACAGATGACGTAGATGATTCTCTTGATACTTTAGTGCAAGAAATCCGCAAACAAATCAAACCCTACATCAAAGAAAAATGCGGAACTATGCGGGTATTAGATATGCCTAAGCCAATTGAGTTAACAGGAAAACAAGGTATTTACACAAATGTCAATATTCTGGAGGCAATAACAGGACGAAGACGGCTAAAAGTTGCGGAACTAATACAAAGCTGTGACCATGATAACTTTGAGCGAATTGGACTTAGCGGAGTAAAACAAAAACGAGTTTCAGGATTAGAGGTTGTACAGCATTATAGTAAATTGATGGTTTTAGGTAAACCAGGAGCAGGAAAAACCACTTTTTTAAAATATTTAGCAATGCAGTGTATTGAAGGGAGATTTCAAGCAAACAGAGTTCCCTTGTTTATCACATTAAAAGATTTTGCAGAAGCACCTAAAAAACCAGATATTTTGAAATTTATTGTTCAACTATTATCAAGCTGTGGGGTAACTCATACCAGTGCGGCAGTAGAGAAACTTTTAAAACAGGGTAAGGCGTTGGTATTGCTGGATGGGTTAGATGAGATACGAGAGGAAGATACCAAGCGTGTTTTACGACAAATTCGGGAATTTTCTGACTGGTTTCATACCAATCAGTTTGTAATTACCTGTCGTATTGCTGCCAAAGAATACACCTATCAAAGTTTTACAGAAGTTGAGATGGCAGATTTTGACGAAAAACAAATAGCAATTTTTGCTCAAAATTGGTTCCAGTTAACTGATCCAGTTAAAAGTCAAAGATTCATTCAAAAACTAAAGGAGAATAAACCAATCCAAGAACTAGCAAGTAGTCCTTTACTTCTAACATTATTGTGTTTGGTGTTTGGAGATAGTGGAGATTTCCCAGCAAACCGTTCTGAACTTTATCAAGAAGGATTAGATGTATTGCTGAAAAAATGGGATGCCAAGCGCAACATTGAGAGAGAACAGGTCTATAAAAACCTGTCTTTGCAGCGCAAGGAAGATTTATTGAGTCAAGTTGCCTTAACCACTTTTGAGCAGAAAGACTATTTTTTTAAGCAAAAAACGACTGAAGTATACATTGCTGATTTTATCAGTAATTTACGTGATGCAGATACAGAGCTAGAAGTATTGAAACTCGATAGTGAAGCTGTTTTAAAGTCTATTGAAGCACAGCATGGGTTATTAGTAGAACGAGCAAAGGGTATCTATTCTTTTTCTCACTTAACGTTTCATGAATTTTTCGCAGCAAGAGAAATAGTTGCCAACTCTGCCTGGGAAAAGTTGGTAGATCATATTATGGAGAAACGCTGGCAGGAAGTTTTTTTGCTGACAGTAGGAATGATGCGAAAGGCAGATGATTTGGTGTGGATGATAAAGATAAAAATTGATAACCTATTGGCACAAGATGAGAAAATACAACAATTTTTAGTATGGGTAAATGAAAAGTCAATTTCGGTTGAAACTACTTATAAACCAGCAGCAGTTCGAGCTTCATACTTTATGTTTTCACATGAAAATATGAATGATCTTATTATTCGTCCTTTAAAGGATAAATATGGATTTTTCTCTTATTTAGCTACAAAAATAGATCAAAGATTAATTAAAAAATTTCAACCTAATGAAATTAGTTCTGATAGCCTAATGTCCTTCTTAATGAGCCACTCTTTAGATTTTAATGTCTATCATGAATATTTACGTCGTCTTCTTGAAGATATATCAAATTTAGATTTTCGGCAACAGATTAGAGAGATTCAGAATGAACTACCTAGTTTCAGCCAAGATAAAAAAGTTCTTTCGGAGTGGGTAGTTACCGATAGATATGTTTGGGTTGAAAAACTTCGCTCTGTAATGATAAAAAATCGTAATATTGGGCATTACTGGCAATTCAGTGACGTACAAAAGGATCTGTTAAAACAGTATTATGATGCAAATAAGCTCTTAGTGGATTGCCTGAATAGTGATTGTTATATTAGCCGAGAAGTCAGGCAGGAAATTGAAGATACCTTGTTTTTACCAATTAAAAGTTAA